One Ranitomeya imitator isolate aRanImi1 chromosome 4, aRanImi1.pri, whole genome shotgun sequence genomic window, gatggggctgagatctggtgaggaCTCGGCCaccgcagaatattccacttctttgccttctCCCGAGTTGCTTTCGCcggatgttttgggtcattgcccatctgtcGTGTGAAGGACTGTCCAaccaaccttgctgcatttggtaaAATCCGATCGGAAAGTATCGCCTTGTACACACaggattcatccggctgcttcagtCACAGCATCAGGAAACACTAGTGATCCAGCGccactggaagccatgcatgccagcGCCATCAcagtgcctccaccatgttttacagggaGTGTGCTGTGCTGAGGATCATCAGCCATCCCAAcctttctccatactttcttcttcccatcattctcgtACAGTTTGATCTTAGTTATGCTTTTCCGGAACTGGACGGCTTctttagaggtttttttttttttttttttagcaaagtctaaactggcctttctatttttaaggctgattaatggtttgcaccttgtggtgaaccctctgtatttgcaattatgaagtcttctctttatggtagatttagatAATGAGCCACCTACTTCCTGGAAAGTGTTCACTTGGATGGATTTTGTGAagaggtttttcttcaccatgaaaAGGATTTTGTGATCGTCCATCACTGTTTTCttccgtggacacccaggcctttttcaGTTGAATTGGCGGCGCCTTATATTTCTGCAATATCTCTGATAGATTTTTGCATTTTCcttcagcctaatgatggtctgtttctcttccattgggAGCTAATTTGACcgtatgttgtgggttcacagcaacagtttTCAAATTCAAATACCATatctggaatcagctccagaccttttaacacttaattgatgatggattaaagAGCCTATTGAAGAGCTTTTGAGATACTTTTAATTCCTTTAAAAAGAGTAAGCTACATATTAAAGATCAATAATTCCTATAccatcaaattaaagctgagagtctgcactttaagcccatattggtTATATAActgtcttgaatatgttttggtaaccaGCTAAAAatgacaaaacttgtgtcactgtccaattaTTTCTGGAACTAACAGTATATGGGTTTCTATTGCAGGCTTCAAATGATAAGATAGAatggttaaaggggttgtgcagtgaAGAAAAATCATGGCGGTCGGACCTGCACTGCTCGGCCATTAGAACGGAGGGGTAGAACAGAATGCGAgtccaccactccattcattctctatggggctgccaagTGCTAGGCTTGTTTTTTTCCGGCACCCCACAGGGAATGATTGGCGAACCACTTGGGCGTCCGACCTGCTGTTCCATTTTGAAACGCTGTGCCAATCAATGTGGCGCCTAGCACTCAGACCCCCCACCGATCGTCAACTGATCACGACGACCCCTTTAAAATAGATATATAGTCTACTAGTCCCACAGATGGACGCACAGGACTACACAGAGATCCTACTGGAGCAATACATGCCGAACCACGCGCCTTCTCTCTAAGGTCAATTTACCATATCAGAAACATAAAATATTACATATGTACAGAAAAAATAAGAAATGATGGCTGCAAGCAGTAAATCCAAGCACTTGTATTGTCTGCGGATCACATATATCCAAGCACAAGTGGAAGTGCTCAACTTTAAAACATGACAAGTCCCTAAAATACAAATGTGACCATATAACAATTACTGCGAAGATCCAGGTGACCGCAATTCATGGAAATTTAATCGGGGAGTTATTAAAACATtgagtaaaaatataaaaaaatcatgtCCGGTCCTGTAGTGCCAGCTGCCGACGTGAGCGCCAATTATTGCTGAGAATCTGGAGCAGGAATATTCGGAGGTTGGGGTCCTGTCCCCAGAACAGGCCTATTAGTAAGGTTGCCCGATAGGTGGACTCTCATTAAAGCACATCATGGCTCATCAGAGGGTCAGTCACAGCCAAAATACACTTTCGGCAGGAGTTCCTTGCAGTTTTCAAGATCTCGGCTTGCAGTCAATTAGTTGGAACTGGATCCCTCACGGCGTACTTGCATGCACAGTTCATTACCAGACACCTGTTAGGGGCCGGGCCCCTCGgggcccatcacatgaccgggaccAGGCGCTGAGGTCTGATATAGGATGGGTTCTCTTTAGGAGCTCCTGGTGGCAGAGGAGGATGTGACTGGCACAATGGCCCTTCGTAGAAGCCAAAGAAATTACCTCCTCGTTCCTGGCCATACTTTCACCAGCTCCTAAACTCCGTGAATCCGGAGACCCTTCTAAAAGAAAAATAAGGGTAAAATCAGATATATCTTGCATTTACAGACAAGTCATGGATCTGTGGTCTGAGGACTACTGCCGTCCAAATGCTGCTTATTTACATCCTCCTGGCACGTGTAAGATGAGGGCAGGCGTCTCGTCAAACCAATTCTGGCATCATGCAATTGGCAGTGCCACCATCGCCCCATCCCATGGTATACGATAACCATGGGCTCCTGCGGACCACCGCGCTCCGATATGGCACCAGGGTCACTATTCCTATGTACAGATTAAGAGTTTGTTTCCTCCCTGGCCCACCGGGAGCCATAGTCCCTGTGGCTACGCGTCCAGCTGTTTGTTGCTTTCAGATTTCTGGTCCAGGCGGCTTCGGTTGCTTTTCACCATGTAGATGAAATAGGCCAGGGTTTCCTTCTCGTTTACAGGAATGTTTCGGAAATGTCTGCTCACGGTCTGGTGAAAATAATTGAAATATAATGTAAAAATAAAGTCAGAAAAAATGTcttacaagctttttttttttaataaaaaaacaccaCATTATTGcataaaaaaactattttttattaatttacaaGTTTTTTTTAGTAGGACTAAATCTGATGGCCAATACTAAGGATAGGCCATGAATATGAGATTGTGAGGGAAGTGCCAGGAGGCGCCTGATATTCAAACGTatgggactgagctgcaataccagatatgGCCACTACTTAAAATACAGCGCTGTGGCCCTTGGTGGAGCTGACGTGGCCATTTCTCCTGTAGGGGTCGCTGCAGAGGAAATGTGAGATATTTATCCAATGTTACCAATTTACCACACAGTAGGGACTGTCAGCATTAGGACTGTACCTCTGCCAGTTGTGCCTTGTTCAGGCCAGGACGGGTCTGCAGCTTGTAGTGCCTCTTGTACCTGCGGAGAGTGTTCACCTGAAGCTGGAAGAGGTCCACCTGTAGAAACAGAGACAAATGGCGTTACTACATCACACGGCCCGATTATTGAGAAACAGCGTACCCAGAAAAACGCTCGTACgtcgggtgaaatgatttttaaattGGTTTATAAAGCATCAtcctcggcagcacattgtcctgtgtaaacagctcATGTGCTGCCAAAAAAAAGcaacattgtcctgtgtaaacagctcATGTGCTGACAACAACAGCAGCAACCCATGGACACAGAACAATCAAGTAGTGATTGTTCTGTGAAAAATATCTGAAGTGTAGTTGGTCTGTCTAAAGCAGCCATGAAATGTCCGTTCTTCAACAAACTTGTAACAGACTGGTCTTGCTGAGGTTCAAGCTGCTCTGCTACCAAGCACCTCAGCAGATCTTCAGTATCTCTGGCAGCATCCGCTCTTCACTGCACGGGTACTAAAATAAAATTTATGATTCTGACAAAAATCAGAATGATGGAGCAGTTAAAGGTGAATTAATCTTTTAGGCCAAGAAATAACCTCTTCTGACTAAGAAGTGTCTAACGGATACGTCACTGTACAATGGAGGCATCTGCCGACAGGATCAGAACTATTCCGGTGCCCAAAACACTCGTCCAACAGAATCAGGACACTGTGTGGCAGTGCTGGAAATTACGAAGAGTCAGGAACAGGGTATACATTACTCAAGCTTTGACTTTTCTGTGGTCTGAATTTGTGGGATTGCGGGATATGAACTGCTTTGGCGGGCGTCCCAATCAGCCTCGGGAGTCTGCTTTGGCGGGCGTCCCAATCAGCCTCGGGAGTCTGCTTTGGCGGGCGTCCCAATCAGCCTCGGGAGTCTGCTTTGGCGGGCGTCCCAATCAGACTCGGGAGTCTGCTTTGGCGGGCGTCCCAATCAGCCTCGGGAGTCTGCTTTGGCGGGCGTCCCAATCAGCCTCGGGAGTCTGCTTTGGCGGGCGTCCCAATCAGCCTCGGGAGTCTGCTTTGGCGGGCGTCCCAATCAGCCTCGGGAGTCTGCTTTGGCGGGCGTCCCAATCAGCCTCGGGAGTCTGCTTTGGCGGGCGTCCCAATCAGCCTCGGGAGTCTGCTTTGGCGGGCGTCCCAATCAGCCTCGGGAGTCTGCTTTGGCGGGCGTCCCAATCAGCCTCGGGAGTCTGCTTTGGCGGGCGTCCCAATCAGCCTCGGGAGTCTGCTTTGGCGGGCGTCCCAATCAGCCTCGGGAGTCTGCTTTGGCGGGCGTCCCAATCAGCCTCGGGAGACTGCTTTGGCGGGCGTCCCAATCAGCCTCGGGAGTCTGCTTTGGCGGGCGTCCCAATCAGCCTCGGGAGTCTGCTTTGGCGGGCGTCCCAATCAGCCTCGGGAGTCTGCTTTGGCGGGCGTCCCAATCAGCCTCGGGAGTCTGCTTTGGCGGGCGTCCCAATCAGCCTCGGGAGTCTGCTTTGGCGGGCGTCCCAATCAGCCTCGGGAGTCTGCTTTGGCGGGCGTCCCAATCAGCCTCGGGAGTCTGCTTTGGCGGGCGTCCCAATCAGCCTCG contains:
- the SAP30L gene encoding histone deacetylase complex subunit SAP30L isoform X3, with product MNGFSTEEDSRDGPPAPAAPFFGQTCCLIDAGERCARPAGNASFSKRVQKSISQKKLKLDIDKSVDLFQLQVNTLRRYKRHYKLQTRPGLNKAQLAETVSRHFRNIPVNEKETLAYFIYMVKSNRSRLDQKSESNKQLDA